One window from the genome of Epinephelus moara isolate mb chromosome 5, YSFRI_EMoa_1.0, whole genome shotgun sequence encodes:
- the zgc:174863 gene encoding uncharacterized protein zgc:174863 isoform X1 — translation MNMASMGILLIFALICVSINADTDFVKVECKAQQTGQYGQQSLLECVIRTTADVVNAKIIVVTWRKKGDSKPLMVYNRELKQLRPGYKFAEPSWNVQNMNVSLLITNTALKDSGNYSCYVMTDSGDHTADISLDVTAKYNKPKIHYDPGTTGGTLMCESDGGFPKGRIGWFSELKDEWTGSSQMEAKKTGTGLFHLSSKLPLQPGSRFSNYTCIVYNASGGKEGENTFVLPAPPPERQAETGQGPEKVGPAAKIVAPVVVIGSLIVGLLLVLVVLHRRRSQRGHHQVPDHVEEGDLQEIGETWHGSRA, via the exons ATGAACATGGCCTCAATGGGTATCCTGCTTATTTTCGCTCTCATCTGTGTCAGCATAAATGCAGATACAG ATTTTGTAAAGGTGGAATGCAAGGCTCAACAGACGGGACAGTATGGCCAGCAGTCACTGCTGGAGTGTGTTATCAGAACCACAGCAGATGTAGTGAACGCAAAAATCATCGTGGTTACTTGGAGGAAAAAAGGAGATAGCAAACCCTTGATGGTTTACAACAGAGAGTTAAAGCAACTGCGGCCAGGCTACAAGTTTGCTGAGCCATCCTGGAATGTCCAAAACATGAACGTGTCCCTGCTCATCACCAACACTGCTCTAAAGGACAGCGGAAATTATTCATGTTATGTGATGACAGACAGCGGTGATCACACTGCCGACATCAGCCTTGATGTCACAG CTAAGTACAACAAACCAAAGATACACTACGACCCTGGGACAACAGGCGGTACCCTGATGTGTGAATCTGATGGCGGCTTCCCAAAAGGTCGCATTGGCTGGTTTAGTGAGCTCAAAGATGAGTGGACAGGCAGCTCTCAAATGGAGGCAAAGAAGACAGGAACTGGTCTGTTTCACCTCTCGAGCAAGCTGCCTTTGCAGCCAGGATCCAGGTTCTCCAACTACACCTGCATAGTGTATAATGCCAGTGGAGGCAAAGAGGGGGAGAACACATTTGTGCTTCCAGCACCACCACCAGAACGTCAAG CAGAAACTGGGCAGGGGCCAGAGAAAGTGGGTCCAGCAGCCAAAATAGTCGCTCCCGTAGTGGTCATCGGGTCGCTGATCGTAGGGTTGCTGTTGGTGCTGGTGGTGCTTCACAGAAGGCGATCTCAAC GTGGACATCATCAAGTCCCAGATCATGTTGAGGAAG GTGATCTTCAGGAGATTGGTGAAACATGGCATGGCAGCCGGGCCTGA
- the zgc:174863 gene encoding uncharacterized protein zgc:174863 isoform X2 gives MNMASMGILLIFALICVSINADTDFVKVECKAQQTGQYGQQSLLECVIRTTADVVNAKIIVVTWRKKGDSKPLMVYNRELKQLRPGYKFAEPSWNVQNMNVSLLITNTALKDSGNYSCYVMTDSGDHTADISLDVTAKYNKPKIHYDPGTTGGTLMCESDGGFPKGRIGWFSELKDEWTGSSQMEAKKTGTGLFHLSSKLPLQPGSRFSNYTCIVYNASGGKEGENTFVLPAPPPERQETGQGPEKVGPAAKIVAPVVVIGSLIVGLLLVLVVLHRRRSQRGHHQVPDHVEEGDLQEIGETWHGSRA, from the exons ATGAACATGGCCTCAATGGGTATCCTGCTTATTTTCGCTCTCATCTGTGTCAGCATAAATGCAGATACAG ATTTTGTAAAGGTGGAATGCAAGGCTCAACAGACGGGACAGTATGGCCAGCAGTCACTGCTGGAGTGTGTTATCAGAACCACAGCAGATGTAGTGAACGCAAAAATCATCGTGGTTACTTGGAGGAAAAAAGGAGATAGCAAACCCTTGATGGTTTACAACAGAGAGTTAAAGCAACTGCGGCCAGGCTACAAGTTTGCTGAGCCATCCTGGAATGTCCAAAACATGAACGTGTCCCTGCTCATCACCAACACTGCTCTAAAGGACAGCGGAAATTATTCATGTTATGTGATGACAGACAGCGGTGATCACACTGCCGACATCAGCCTTGATGTCACAG CTAAGTACAACAAACCAAAGATACACTACGACCCTGGGACAACAGGCGGTACCCTGATGTGTGAATCTGATGGCGGCTTCCCAAAAGGTCGCATTGGCTGGTTTAGTGAGCTCAAAGATGAGTGGACAGGCAGCTCTCAAATGGAGGCAAAGAAGACAGGAACTGGTCTGTTTCACCTCTCGAGCAAGCTGCCTTTGCAGCCAGGATCCAGGTTCTCCAACTACACCTGCATAGTGTATAATGCCAGTGGAGGCAAAGAGGGGGAGAACACATTTGTGCTTCCAGCACCACCACCAGAACGTCAAG AAACTGGGCAGGGGCCAGAGAAAGTGGGTCCAGCAGCCAAAATAGTCGCTCCCGTAGTGGTCATCGGGTCGCTGATCGTAGGGTTGCTGTTGGTGCTGGTGGTGCTTCACAGAAGGCGATCTCAAC GTGGACATCATCAAGTCCCAGATCATGTTGAGGAAG GTGATCTTCAGGAGATTGGTGAAACATGGCATGGCAGCCGGGCCTGA
- the si:rp71-81e14.2 gene encoding uncharacterized protein si:rp71-81e14.2, translating into MHLCWFTLFLCLSANAENNAVWRESSKNVTVECSSAGCPTSIKGYDAMYLYQYQDLKEPQQVLYYFSNTELNVRKTPGQRYTGRIQTEGSLQSLTITISRLTVDDSGVYKCVYTKIPSEVECNAYTLFVRGVAPCSRSVEVPCAPTSEKSPPLVLIIIGACTISMLVIVINIILIVPRVRRWKRSKRTTAARVRRVSNDNVYEIMTKTGLRTALEESSPDLSPFA; encoded by the exons ATGCACCTCTGTTGGTTCAcactgtttctctgtctttctgccaATGCAG AGAACAATGCAGTTTGGCGAGAGTCCAGCAAGAATGTCACCGTGGAGTGTTCCTCCGCAGGATGTCCCACAAGCATCAAAGGATATGATGCGATGTATCTTTATCAGTATCAAGATCTGAAGGAGCCACAACAGGTGCTTTACTATTTCTCCAATACAgaattaaatgtcagaaaaaccCCAGGACAGAGGTACACTGGCAGGATTCAGACAGAAGGATCACTGCAGAGCCtcaccatcaccatcagcaGACTGACCGTGGATGACTCTGGTGTCTACAAATGTGTCTACACAAAAATTCCAAGTGAAGTGGAATGCAACGCCTACACACTTTTTGTGAGAG GAGTGGCACCATGTTCCAGATCTGTGGAAGTGCCTTGTGCCCCCACTAGTGAGAAAAGTCCACCTCTGGTGTTAATCATCATCGGCGCCTGCACCATCAGCATGCTGGTTATCGTGATCAACATCATACTAATCGTCCCGAGG GTGAGACGATGGAAGCGCAGCAaaagaacaacagcagcaagAGTCCGGCGGGTCTCCAATGATAATGTGTATGAAATCATGACCAAGACTGGCCTCCGCACTGCTCTGGAGGAGTCATCTCCAGACCTGAGTCCGTTTGCTTAG